A stretch of DNA from Alteromonas gilva:
AAACTAGGTTTAAGGTAGTGATTAACAAAGTAAACAGTATGCAAATACCAACAATTATCGATGTTGAAGCCAGCGGGTTTGGTTCGCATGGTTACCCTATCGAAGTGGGTGTCATTCGCAGCGACGGCGCACGGTTTTGCCGACTCATCAAGCCGTTTGAGCATTGGACACATTGGGATGACAAGGCTGAAGCACTGCATGGAATTACCCGTGAGCACTTACATGAATTCGGTTCTGATGGCCATGAAGTTTGCTTAAAGTTAAATGATTTTTTAGCTAATTCAACCGTTTATTCCGATGGGTGGGTGGTTGACCACCCATGGCTTATTAAGCTTTTTGCGGCCTCAGGCATTGAGATGACCTTTAACGTTCGTGCCTTAGAGTATGTGTTGAACGAATATCAAATGGAACACTGGCTGGCGGTTAAAAGCCGAATAGTGGCACGGTTTAACGGCAAGCGACACCGCGCCAGTACCGATGCCGAAATTATTCAGCAAACGTTTGTGCAAACCCGGCCATTAGCCCCGCCTACTCGCTCGCAACTGGCGGTGGGCAACGGCTGAATGGCGCTAAGTGTCTGCATTCAGGAACACCGACAATGAAAACACTAGGGTTGATAGGTGGCATGAGCTGGGAATCTACCACGTTATATTATCAGCACATCAATAACGAAA
This window harbors:
- a CDS encoding 3'-5' exonuclease — translated: MQIPTIIDVEASGFGSHGYPIEVGVIRSDGARFCRLIKPFEHWTHWDDKAEALHGITREHLHEFGSDGHEVCLKLNDFLANSTVYSDGWVVDHPWLIKLFAASGIEMTFNVRALEYVLNEYQMEHWLAVKSRIVARFNGKRHRASTDAEIIQQTFVQTRPLAPPTRSQLAVGNG